A stretch of the Massilia sp. W12 genome encodes the following:
- a CDS encoding DUF885 domain-containing protein, protein MKNLFRLGALCVALAFPVSSVLAQTAAAPASKSQHAASRQMQQLQKDYLDALWRAQPDTAIWAGKFDHAAQQMIPDAAQRKRDLAFARSWLARFDQVNAAALPAAAQVDLALIQNQLHSEIWHLQENDEYRWNPSDYNLGWSLDKMLNTPYAPLEKRLQDISLRLAKAPAYYRAARANLHNPTPEHTELAIQQSSGVLQVFAEIGKQAKTAKLDAAASSLLQQRLAAARDALQDYTLSLRVLLARGEAKRSFRIGKEVYEKRFVRQIQSGLTGEETYQRALAAKEQMLTRMEKISDELWPKYMAGRDKPAQREAKIGLLIDELSKRHSKPENFVEDVRAQLPELTRWVLEKNLLGADASKPLQVRETPLYQRGVTTASIEAPGPFRPQDPTYYNVSPLTDLPPEQAESWLREYNYWILQILNIHEAIPGHYTQLVYANKSPSLIKTLFGNGTMIEGWAVYGELMMMESGYGGNTPEMWLMYSKWNLRAICNTILDYSVHVLGMTREQALDLLQRQAFQSEAEALGKWRRVQLTSVQLASYYSGFSAIHALREERRKSLGERFDLKQFHEEFLSYGSAPVPMIARLMREKAVK, encoded by the coding sequence ATGAAAAATCTGTTCCGTCTGGGCGCTTTGTGCGTCGCTCTCGCTTTTCCTGTCTCTTCTGTGCTGGCGCAAACCGCTGCGGCGCCGGCGTCAAAGAGTCAACATGCCGCCAGCCGGCAGATGCAACAACTGCAAAAGGATTATCTCGATGCGCTGTGGCGGGCGCAGCCGGATACGGCAATCTGGGCCGGGAAATTTGACCACGCCGCGCAGCAGATGATTCCGGATGCGGCGCAGCGCAAGCGCGATCTGGCGTTTGCGCGCAGCTGGCTGGCGCGCTTTGATCAGGTGAATGCGGCGGCTTTGCCGGCGGCGGCGCAGGTTGATCTGGCTTTGATCCAAAACCAGCTGCACAGCGAAATCTGGCATTTGCAAGAAAACGATGAGTACCGCTGGAATCCATCCGATTACAACCTCGGCTGGAGTCTGGATAAGATGTTGAACACGCCCTATGCGCCGCTGGAAAAGCGCTTGCAGGATATCAGCCTGCGCTTGGCCAAGGCGCCGGCGTATTACCGCGCGGCGCGCGCCAATCTGCACAATCCGACCCCGGAACATACTGAGCTGGCGATTCAGCAAAGCAGCGGCGTATTGCAGGTGTTTGCGGAAATCGGCAAGCAGGCCAAGACAGCCAAATTGGATGCTGCTGCGTCGAGCCTGTTGCAACAACGTTTAGCCGCAGCGCGCGATGCGCTGCAAGACTACACCCTGTCCTTGCGCGTGCTGCTGGCCAGGGGCGAGGCCAAGCGCAGTTTCCGGATTGGCAAAGAGGTGTATGAAAAACGCTTTGTGCGCCAGATTCAATCCGGCTTGACGGGGGAGGAAACCTATCAGCGCGCATTGGCGGCGAAAGAGCAGATGCTGACGCGCATGGAAAAAATCAGCGATGAGCTGTGGCCGAAATACATGGCCGGGCGCGACAAACCGGCGCAGCGTGAGGCGAAAATCGGTTTGTTGATTGATGAGCTGTCGAAACGCCACAGCAAGCCGGAAAATTTTGTTGAGGATGTGCGCGCCCAGTTGCCGGAATTGACGCGCTGGGTGTTGGAAAAAAATCTGCTGGGGGCGGATGCCAGCAAGCCTTTGCAAGTGCGCGAAACTCCTTTGTATCAGCGCGGCGTGACCACCGCCAGCATTGAAGCGCCCGGCCCGTTCCGCCCGCAGGACCCGACTTACTACAATGTGTCGCCCCTGACCGATCTGCCGCCAGAGCAAGCCGAGAGCTGGCTGCGCGAATATAACTACTGGATTTTGCAGATTCTGAATATCCACGAAGCGATTCCGGGACACTACACCCAACTCGTGTATGCGAATAAATCGCCTTCGCTGATCAAGACCCTGTTTGGCAATGGAACCATGATTGAAGGCTGGGCGGTGTATGGCGAGCTGATGATGATGGAATCCGGTTATGGCGGGAATACGCCGGAAATGTGGTTGATGTATTCCAAGTGGAATTTACGCGCGATCTGCAACACTATTTTGGATTACAGCGTGCATGTGCTGGGCATGACGCGCGAGCAGGCGCTGGATTTATTGCAGCGTCAGGCGTTTCAGAGCGAAGCCGAAGCGCTCGGCAAATGGCGCCGCGTGCAGCTGACTTCAGTGCAGCTGGCCAGTTATTACAGCGGTTTTTCAGCGATTCACGCACTGCGCGAAGAGCGCCGCAAAAGCTTGGGCGAGCGCTTTGAT
- the queC gene encoding 7-cyano-7-deazaguanine synthase QueC, translating to MSDLTSHPGRALVLFSGGQDSTTCLAWALQRYAHVETLGFDYGQRHVIELQQRPLLLQRMRAMSSAWDAKLGQDHLLDLGLLGQISDTALTSECAIKFQENGLPNTFVPGRNLLFLTLAATLAYRRGLTVLVGGMCETDYSGYPDCRDDTIKALQVALNLGMDTRLTLETPLMWLSKAATWRLAQECGGDALLELIRQDTHTCYLGERGDLHAWGHGCGACPACELRARGWQEYQSALQAPAAFGG from the coding sequence ATGTCCGATCTGACTTCGCACCCCGGGCGCGCGCTGGTATTGTTCAGCGGGGGCCAGGATTCCACCACTTGCTTAGCCTGGGCCTTGCAACGTTACGCCCATGTGGAAACGCTGGGTTTTGATTATGGCCAGCGGCATGTGATTGAACTGCAGCAAAGACCGCTGCTGTTACAGCGCATGCGCGCCATGTCCAGCGCCTGGGACGCCAAGCTGGGGCAGGATCATTTGCTCGACCTGGGTTTGCTGGGGCAGATTTCCGATACCGCGCTGACCTCGGAATGCGCCATCAAATTCCAGGAAAACGGTTTGCCGAATACCTTTGTGCCGGGGCGCAATCTGCTGTTTTTAACCCTGGCGGCGACCCTGGCTTACCGGCGCGGTCTGACGGTGCTGGTGGGCGGCATGTGCGAGACCGATTATTCCGGCTACCCGGATTGCCGCGACGACACCATCAAAGCATTGCAAGTCGCGCTGAATCTGGGCATGGATACCCGCCTGACGCTGGAAACGCCGCTGATGTGGCTGTCCAAAGCCGCTACCTGGCGCTTAGCGCAGGAATGCGGCGGCGACGCGCTGCTGGAATTGATCCGCCAGGACACCCACACCTGTTACCTGGGCGAACGCGGCGACTTGCACGCCTGGGGCCATGGCTGCGGCGCCTGCCCGGCCTGCGAACTGCGCGCGCGCGGCTGGCAGGAATATCAAAGCGCGCTGCAGGCGCCGGCGGCGTTTGGCGGTTAA